The nucleotide sequence GGCCGGGAACCTGTCTCGGTCGGGGCAGCGGCGCTGATCACGTTGGGGACGTGGGACACCACCGCGGACACCGGTCCCTGGGACGCCGAGCTACGTGCCCGCCCGCTCCTGCATCCCGACTATGTGGCGGCGACCGGCCAGGACAACGGCAAGGGGCCGGGCGCGGCATGGTGGTCCTGGGCCGAGCAGGGTGTGCACACCACTGTCACCGCACACGTCGCGGACGAGGCCGGCAAACCGCCGAACACGGACACACGTGCCTACCACTCCTGCGTCGTCACGGTCACACCGGTCACGCGTGACAACACCGTGCTGTCATCGGATTCCTTGGTGGCGTACGTGACCCTGGCCCGCGGGTCGGCGGACGAGGAAGGGAAGACCTATGAGATCCGCGTTGCCTCCTGACACCGGGCTTCGGTGCCGCAAGACGCCTTGTGACCCGTGAACCGGGAACACTCCGCGGGGTCCCACCGCCGAAGGCGATACCTCGGTCTCCAGGACGCGTGCGCCGAGGGCCGAGCCGAGGATGGTGTCTACGTCCAACGCTCAATCCCCAGACCGCGGCCGGCACCGAGCCTCGCGGCTGCCGGGGCTTCGGGGTGTACGGGAAGTGTCGGCTGGTTGACCTCGGAGGTGGACACATTCTTGGTCGTTACGGTCCCCAACTCGGGGCTTCGGTTGACGGGCAGTGCCAGGCCACCGCGCCCTGAACCCCGGTTGATGGGGCCGATCGAGCGGGCCAACACGGTCGCGACCCGGAGCCCCTGCGTCTTGTCGGCCTTGTGTTCGACGAGATCGGCGAGTGTCTCGAAGGGCACTCCCCGGGTGGGGAAGAGCGGGACGGGTTGGCCTGTTTCGGCGTCCTTGCCTCGGGCCACCAGCGTTTGCCAGGTGACTTCCCAGGCCGCCTGCTCTCGGGCGGACGCGGAAGCGGGTAGGGAGTCCAAGCCGGCCAAAGCGCGCTGACGCGCGATCGGCATCTCGGATCCGCGGAGACTGAGCGCCGCCACCGTCGCTGCCGCGGCATGCTCGGCCGCGGCTTCGGTCATTCCTCGGTCGAGTCCCAAATCCCGCCTGATGGTCTTCAGGTTCTCGGCACGACGGGCCATCAACAGGGCAGGCTGAACGTAGGCGTCCAGATAGTCGATTTCCTCCAGGGTGAGTCGGGATATCCCACCGGCATCGTCCGCGAAGCCGGTGAGAATGTGGCGCGCCGCAGTTGCCTTCCTGGAAACTTCGGGATCCCGGAAGTAGTGGGCCCAGCCAGAGATCAGTTGGGTGGCCCGCTCGGCCTCGTCGATACGGACGAGCGCCAGGCGTTCACCTTCCGGATCCCTCATCCCGAGGGTGTTCTCCACATACTGGCGCGCCTGGAAGAGGGTATGCGCTGCCCGTATCCGATCCTCCCGGTTGTCGAAAACCGGGGTGACGGCAGGCTCCATCATGGGAAACGGGGAAGGCTGCCCAGAATCCCCCGCATGCCCCACTTCCCCTTGCAATCCCTGCCATCGTTGAAACAATGCGCCTTTCAATTGGAAAACTGCTGCCTCAACTGCCTCGGGGAGCGCGTCGAACCGTTTCTTCCGATCTGCCACGGTAAGGAATGCTGAGGCAAGCGCGCCGGCATACCGCGCAATCCCTGGCACATGATCGAATCTGTGTGCCTCGTTTTCCTTGAGGAGGAACCAGAGGGTGTCGGCCTCCGGGGCGGTCGCAGGCTGCCCATAGCGTTGCCGCAAGGCATCGTGGGCCTCGTCCAGAGACCGGGGAACCCGTGTGACCGCTGGATTCGCGGCGACACTGATCGGCTTCCCCCGCGCGGCAAGGAGCGCGGCCAGGGTCGGCTGGACGTTTTGCTCCCCGACCTCCGAACGGACGGCCTCCATAATGGAGTCGTACGGGAAGTGCCCGGCCTCCGCCCAGTGCGCCGCGTTGCCGAAGAATTCCAGTGCTGCGAACGTTTGCGGATGAGGTCGTTCCGCCATTTCCAAGGTCGACTTGATCTGATCGAACGTGTTGGTGGCCGCAGCGGCGAACTCCCGGTGGGAAAGGCGGTCCGGGGTGAGTCCTGCCAGCATGTACGCCGTTGCCACGCCCAGCTCGCGCAGATGTTGCCGGGTGTTCTCTTCGGAAACCCCCCAGCCGGGTTGGCGACGGAATTTCGGCTCTCTGCCGACGATCTCGGCCACGTTGCGAACATAGCCGTCCCGTGTGGCGGAACCAGGAGCAAAAAGCGGCCCCGCCACTGCCGCGCCCAACCACAGTCGCGAGAGAAGTTCCGCCCTGCCCGAGCTGCCGTCGTCGAGCAGCCCCAGCGAACTCCTGAAAAACGAGCTTGCGAGCGATGGTGTGCCGTCTATGGTTTTCGCCCTGGCGCGCCGGGCGTTGTCCAAGACGACTTTCCTGTCCGCGTCGTTGACGCGGCCCATTGTGGCCCCATGCGCGCCCAGGTCGGCGAGCTTGGTGATGGCTTCTCGTGCCAGTGCGGAGACCAGGGAATCACGCGGGTATTCTTTGTGGATGCGGATCATCGTGGACACGAGGTCTTGCGAGCTTTCCCGGATCTGCTGACGGTTCAGATCGTTGTGTCCGGAAGCCTGGACCGCGATCGCGGCTCGCAGCAGGGATGCGCGAAAAGAAGCGTCATTGATGCGGGATTCCCACGCGGCCTCACCTTCTTTCGGCACGGACACCCCTCCATCCGCCGGGCGGCGGCCTCAACGCCGACCAGCTGCGGTGGATCGACGGTCGGCAGACACAGCAATGCGGTGGGACCGTCCATCGGCGCAGATTTCATGGGCGTGGACCGGGGACAGTCGGGCAGCTGGGCAAGCTCAAGTCATTTCCGGAGCGCATGTTCAAGCTGCTGCCTTTGCCGAACCTCCCTCTGCGGCAAGGAAGTTGTCGCCGTCCTGGCGGAGGAGCGCCACTGCTCGACGGCCACGAGCGGTGTGCGACTCGTCAGCCGGGATACGTCGATCTTGCGAAACCCTTTGGCGGCCAACCGCGCGTCAGGAGTGGGAGGGATTGGGTTCGCTGGTTCGTGGCGCAGGGCGACTTCTGCGGCACTCCGAGCCGGTCTTGACGCGGGGTGCCTGCGCGCGCCCGCGAGTTCGCGCGCGATGACGGCCAGGAAGATGCCACTCTGCCGGGCGGCTCCGTCATCGGTGCCCAAATACAGATGTCCGGCGCCTTGCTCTTCCACGACGAGTGTCTCGGCGCCGTGCTGTCTGATCAGCTCGGCATAGCGAACGCTGTGGAATTGGCCCGGGACGCGTGTGTCGTCGCGGCCGAAGTAGAAAAGGGCTCGGCGCGGGATCTCCTCCGCGCTGAGGCCGTACGCCGCCAGGCGCTCCACCCCGCCGTGACGCGCCGCGGCGGACGCGGGGCCCAGCGACCAATCGTGCGCGTTGTTCGGGCCGACCCCGACCTGTGCCGCCTGTTCTCCGCGGCTCAAGACGCCGTGCTGAGTGACGCCAAGTCGGAACAGGCTCGGATGTTCCTGCAGCATCAAAGCCACGTTCACCGCCGCCGCGGACGTGCCGCTGAGCACGGTCTTCTCCGATGTGAGCAACCCCGCCGCGATTCCCGACTCCAGAACGGCGGTGATGCCGAGGGCGGCCTCGTGTTCGGTGGAACTGACGACCGGGTTCTCGAGCATGACCGCCAGCACCCCTCCTCCCGACTGGATCCAGGGGAGGGCGTACTGCGGAGGGCCTCCATACCCGGCGGCGGGTGCCTGCGGAGTTGCGAAGTGGCTGAACTGTTCCACAACCGTGCCGATCGAACGGGAGGGGTCGGTCCCGGACGCCATGGTCAGTCGGGCCGTGGCCACTTTGCCGTTCGCGTACTGCGCGCGCCACACGCGAGTGACAGTCTCGACGCCGTGCGGAACGCGGGCGGCGGCTTCCTGAGCCGGCGGCCATGGCCGGACCGTGGGTCCGGCATCGCCGAGCCGGTACTCGTACACGCGGGAGCCGACCAGGTCACCCCATGAGACGTACATGTTGGGGGACGCCCCGTGCGCATCCCTCCCGGGGGTACCGGCGGTGATCCCGTACATGGCACCGGTCCGTCCCTCGGGCGGACCGGTGATCGCGTACAGGAACTTCCCGTTCGCGGCCCGCACGTCCAAAGCGTCGGAGCCGTCCTGCGTTCTGTGGACGACCAGACGTGTCCCGACCCAGCGCACGCTGTTGAGATGAGCGCCGGGCGTGTGCGACACGGGGATGAGGCGCTTCCACGAGCCGCGGTCGGTGAGGGAGCCGATCGGGGCTCGGAACAGCGCGCCTTGCGGGAAACGGCCCATGTCCGTGGAGACGAAGGTCGCGGTCCCCTCGCGTACCGCAAGCGAACCGCGCATCGTGGTGACGAGCGACGACGTGAACCGCGGATGCTCCGGTGACGCGGCAGGCGCCGAGAGGTCGGCCAGATACAGATGCCGAAGCTCCTGTGCCTGGCCTCCGACGGCCACGAGCCATTGGTGTCCGTTGTCTTCGTGGATGGTGAAGCTGGGCCACGGCGCCGGTTCCGAGCCGGTCGACCTGCCGGGATTCGGGATGGTGGTGTCCGGGCCGTCCAGGCCTCCGGTTCGCACCCTCCATTCGGCCGGACCCGGGGTGAGCGGACCAGGGTGGTGAACCGTGTAATAGAGCGCGTCTCCCGCCTGTGCCAGGGCACCCCAGCGAAAGTTCTCGATTTCCCGTCCCACCGTGGTTCCGCGATTGACGTCGAGGAATCGGAGTACGCCGTTTTCCGTCTCGTCCGCAAGGAAGAAGGCGAGGATGTCGTCGGTGAGAAATTGCCAGCTCTGGAGCCGGAGTTTCGATTCTTCGCCGCGCCGCTCGAACGCACCTGGAGCGACGATCACTTCGGCCTGGTCCAGCGATGTGCCTTCGGGAACGCGTACGAGAGTCCGACGCCCGTCCATGTGGAGGGTGACATAGCAGTAGCCGTTCTTGAACGTGGGCAGCGACAGCCGCAACGACGCGCTGTCACGGACACGTTGCTCCCACACGCCGATCTCGGCGTCGGACGGCATGACCAGAGGGGGGTGGTTCGTCAAGCTGCTCCCCGTCGTCGAAATGATTCGATCAGGAAGCTAAGCGCGCGCACCCGGCTCCGCAATCCGCGAAGCGCTCGCCCGCGGATCGCGCCCAACGGACGGTTACCGTCGAACCCTTCCGATCAGCGGCGACGTATTCGCCTCCGGGCGAGGCGAGGCGGTCGCCACGGGAAGGGCGGGTACGCGCCGCCGCGACGTTGGAAGGGCGGCCGGGGCACCGGGCCGGGCGCGTCAGGGCGCGCCCGGCCGCGCCGCTCGCGCCGTCAGGTGGTGGGGCGGCGGCGGGCTGCTCGGGCGG is from Yinghuangia sp. ASG 101 and encodes:
- a CDS encoding alpha/beta hydrolase family protein, translating into MPSDAEIGVWEQRVRDSASLRLSLPTFKNGYCYVTLHMDGRRTLVRVPEGTSLDQAEVIVAPGAFERRGEESKLRLQSWQFLTDDILAFFLADETENGVLRFLDVNRGTTVGREIENFRWGALAQAGDALYYTVHHPGPLTPGPAEWRVRTGGLDGPDTTIPNPGRSTGSEPAPWPSFTIHEDNGHQWLVAVGGQAQELRHLYLADLSAPAASPEHPRFTSSLVTTMRGSLAVREGTATFVSTDMGRFPQGALFRAPIGSLTDRGSWKRLIPVSHTPGAHLNSVRWVGTRLVVHRTQDGSDALDVRAANGKFLYAITGPPEGRTGAMYGITAGTPGRDAHGASPNMYVSWGDLVGSRVYEYRLGDAGPTVRPWPPAQEAAARVPHGVETVTRVWRAQYANGKVATARLTMASGTDPSRSIGTVVEQFSHFATPQAPAAGYGGPPQYALPWIQSGGGVLAVMLENPVVSSTEHEAALGITAVLESGIAAGLLTSEKTVLSGTSAAAVNVALMLQEHPSLFRLGVTQHGVLSRGEQAAQVGVGPNNAHDWSLGPASAAARHGGVERLAAYGLSAEEIPRRALFYFGRDDTRVPGQFHSVRYAELIRQHGAETLVVEEQGAGHLYLGTDDGAARQSGIFLAVIARELAGARRHPASRPARSAAEVALRHEPANPIPPTPDARLAAKGFRKIDVSRLTSRTPLVAVEQWRSSARTATTSLPQREVRQRQQLEHALRK